The genomic segment TTTCTTTTTACGGGATTTTTACGCCAGCCCGCCACGTAAAACGCTAGCCTTTGACCATCGCCCACGCGGCTCTGAAGAAGCGTAACGTATGTTTTCCTTTGCACTGACTCCCTGGTTTAAACACCGCAACCCGACAGCAGCATCAGATGCTGTCTCCTCCGGTCAGGAACCGATTATGTTCTCCACGTTGCTCAATACCTGGATGCTGGCGGGCACGCCGCAGCCTGTTCAGTCGCGCTTTCGCCAGGAGGCGCAAGCCTATCTGCGGGAGTACCCGCACACCCGGTATGTCGACATCTGCCTGTACGATCTGAACGGCTGCCGTCGGGGTAAACGCTTGAGCGTAGAAACCCTGCTTTCGCTCGCCGATGGCTGTTACTTCCCGCTCTCGGTTTACCACATGGATGCAGAAGGCCAGGTGACGCCCGCGGCGGTGGCGCACAGCGAGCCTGACCGCCTCTGCCTGCCGATAAGCGGCACGCTGCGCCCATGTGCCAGCGATCCGCAGCATCATGCGCAGGTGCTGCTCTCGATGCAAAACCCCGACGGCACAGGCTGCACGCTTGAGCCGCGCGTGGTGCTGGAGCGGCTGCTGGCACGGTTTCACGCCCGTGGGTTGTACCCGGTGATGGCGCCGGAAGTGGAATTTTATCTGCAGGCCGTAGACGGCGCGCCGCCGACATCACGCTGTTTTGATATCGACATGCCCGATCGTGACAACGCGCTGCTGGAGGCAATGGATGCCGAGGCGCGCCGGCAGGGCCTGCCGCTGTGCGGCATCGTGGCCGAGGCCGACGCCGGCCAGTTCGAACTGAATTTCCGCCATACCGGGCGCGTGGTGGCGATGTGCGATCAGGTACTGGCGGCCCGGCGGCTGGTTCATCAGGTGGCGGAAAAACAGGGCTACCACGCCAGCTTTATGGCGAAACCGCGCGCTTCGCTCGCAGGCAGCGGCCTGCATTTTCACGTAAGCCTGAACGACCCGCAGGGCAGCAATCTTTTCGCAAGCGAGGCGGGGTGCCCGAACGTCATGATGCGCCGCAGTCTGAGCGGCCTGCTGGCGCTGATGCCCGCAAGTGTCGCGCTGGTTGCGCCCGGCGCGAACGCGTTCCGGCGGCTTCGCAAAAACCTGAACGAGCCGCTGTTTTCCTCCTGGGGCTATAACGACCGTTCAGCGGCGCTGCGTCTGCCCTGCGCCGATGCTGCGGGTCAGCGGATCGAATACCGGCTCGCGAGCGCCGACGCCAACCCGTATCTCGTGGCGGCGGTCATGCTGGCAGGCATTCTGTACGGGCTTGATCACCCGCTGCCGCTGCCGCAGGCCGGGGCGAAGAAAGAGTTACCCGCGCTGCCGCTCTTCTGGCCGGATGCGCTGGCATGTTTTCAGGAGGCCGACTGGCTACGGGCGCAACTGGGTACGCCGTTCAGCGACGCGTGGCTTGCCTGCAAACACCAGGAGCTGGCCCGGTTTGAAAGCGAAGTCACTGACGCGGAAAAACGCGTGCATCACCATTAATCACGTTAAAAGAGGTGAGCCATGTCTCGCTTAGTTATGATCTCCAGCCGCTGCGGCGTACCACACGGCGCCGATGCCCAGGCCGAAGCCCTGCACGATATTATGCGCAGGCGTGGCGGCCTGTGGATGGGGTGGAGCGGCGCGGTCGGCCCTGACGGTGAGCCACGCCGTATCACGGTGCGGGAGACCGCCGGCTACACGCGCCAGCGCTGGAACATGTCGCCTGCGGAACACGCCGATTACTATCACGGCTATGTGCATCAGGCGCTGTGGCCGGTATTTCATAACCGGCCCGATCTCGCGACGCACCCGAAAACCGCGTTCTGTGCCTATAAAGCCTGGAACGAGGCCGTGGCGGAAATAGCAACTGATGGGATCTGCCCGGATGACGTGGTGTGGGTGCAGGATTATCACCTGATCCCGCTCGGGCGCTGCCTGAAGGAAGCGGGGTTACTGAATCCATGTGGTTTCTTTTTACATCAGCCGTTTCCGCCAGGCGACGTGTTCCGCACGCTGCCGGAGCACGACTGGCTGATGCGCTCGCTCTTTTTCTACGATCTGATTGGGTTTCAGTCCGGCAGCGACGTGAATCATTTTCTGCTCTGCGTGATGCGCCATTACCGCACGGAGCGGCTTTCCGCGACCACGCTTCGGGTTAACGGACACATTATTAACGTTGGCGTATTTCCCTGCGGTGTGGCGACGCCGCGCCGCGCAACGCTGCCCGGCACGCACGGCGAACGCTACCCGCGCAAGCTTATCGTCAGCGATGATGTGATAAACGACATCAGCGGCATCCATTACCGCATCGACGCCATGCGTACGCTATTGAATAACCATCCACAGTACCTGCGCGACGTGACGCTGCTACAGATAAGCGACCCGGCCAAAGAGTACCCGCATTTTTCGCCGCGGCTCGAGCAGCAGCTGGCGCGCTTTTGCAGCGAGGTGAACGGCGCGTTTGGCGATCTCTGCTGGTTTCCGGTGAATTATCTGCATAACGACGCGCTAAACCGGCGCGCCATCGGCGAGATTTACGCCAGCGCCAGCGTGGGCCTTTTTACACCGCTGTCGGAAGGCGTCAGCCTGAGTGCCAAAGCGTATGTGCTGGCGCAGAATGCCGCCGATCCGGGCGTGCTCATTTTGTCGCACTGCACCGGCACAGCAGAGCAGCTAAAAGGCGCAATGGTCGTGAATCCCTATGACGCGTATGAGCTGAGCGAGGCGTTGCACTCGGCACTTGCGATGCCGCTTGCGGAGCGCAAACAGCGCCACGCGGCGCTGCTCACGCAGGTGCGTCAGTATGATAATCAGTGGTGGGCCAGCACGTTTCTTGATGCACTGGGGGGCGAATCTTACGCCTCCACGACGCTGCGCTTTCCGCGCCAGTACGGGATTTTTACGCCACAGAACCTGTACTGAAACGCGTTATTCGGCGAGCGCCTGGGCGCAGGCCCAGGCAGAGCTCCATGCCCACTGGAAGTTGTAGCCGCCAAGCCAGCCGGTCACGTCCACCACTTCGCCAATAAAATAGAGCCCCGGCACTTTACGCGCCTCCATCGTACGGGAGGAGAGCTCGTGCGTATCCACGCCGCCGAGCGTGACTTCCGCGGTGCGGTAGCCTTCGGTGCCGTTAGGCTGAACGCGCCAGCCATGCAACGTCTCCAGCAATTCCTGTTGCTGGCGGCTGTTGAGCTGTTTGAGCGTGACATCCGGGATTTGCCCCAGGCTTTGCAGGCACTCCACCAGCCGTTTCGGCAGTTGCATAGCCAGCGTGTTTTTCAGGCTTTGGTTCGGATGCGCGGCGCGCTGCTCGTCAATGAACGCGCCCGCGTCGATATCCGGCAGAAGGTTGACCGTCACCCATTCGCCGGGCTGCCAGTAGCTGGAAATCTGCAAAATGGCCGGGCCGGAAAGCCCGCGGTGGGTAAAAAGAATGCTTTCGCGAAAGACCGTACCGTTATCAGCGGTGACAACGGCAGGCACCGCGACGCCGGAAAGCGTCTGGATCTGCTCAAGGAGCGGTTTGTGCAGCGTAAACGGCACCAGCCCGGCGCGGGTCGGCAAGACGTTCAGCCCGAACTGTTCCGCCACTTTATAACCGAACGGCGTCGCGCCAAGGCCTGGCATCGACAGACCGCCGCTGGCAATGACGAGCTTTGGCGTCTGTACCGCCGCGCCGTTCAGCGTCAGGGTATAGCCATGCTCGTCACGCGCGATCGCCAGCACTTCGCTGCGTAGCCGCACAGTGACGCCGCCTTTTTCACACTCCGCCATCAGCATCGTGACTATCTGCTCGGCTGACTCATCGCAGAAAAGCTGCCCGAGGGTTTTCTCATGCCAGGCGATGCCGTGCTTGCCCACCAGATCGATAAAATCCCACTGGGTGTAGCGCGCCAGCGCCGATTTACAAAAGTGCGGGTTGGCACTGAGGTAAGCGGCAGGCTCAACGTAAAGGTTGGTGAAATTGCAGCGTCCGCCGCCGGACATCAGGATTTTACGCCCCGGTTTTTTGCCGTTATCCAGCACTAACACCCGGCGCCCTGCCTGTCCTGCCAGCGCTGCGCAGAATAAACCTGCCGCGCCCGCCCCTACGATGATGGCATCAAACTGTTCCACAACCCTTCCTCATTGCCGTTAAGGCCGCGAATTGTAAAGTTTCCTCTCTGGTCGCACCAGACAAAACCCTGTTACAAATTCTAATAAATTGAATTTAAAAGATAATCTCTTAGGTGAAATTGACACTTCGGTGACAACAATTAAAAAAAGTCTATATTTCACTTTGCCCATGCCGCCGTTGTCTTAGATAATGCGCCGCGTTCATGTCCTCAAAATGGCGTAACGTCCTATGCTACATTTGTTTGCCGGGCTGGATTTACACACTGGCCTGTTACTATTGCTTGCTCTGGGATTTGTACTGTTTTATGAAGCCATTAATGGTTTCCATGATACGGCAAACGCAGTCGCAACCGTTATCTACACACGCGCTATGCGATCGCAACTTGCGGTGGCCATGGCGGCTCTCTTTAACTTCCTCGGTGTTCTGCTTGGCGGCTTAAGCGTGGCTTATGCGATTGTGCATATGCTGCCGACTGATCTGTTGCTCAACGTAGGCTCCGCACATGGCCTGGCGATGGTTTTCTCCATGCTGCTGGCCGCTATCATCTGGAACCTCGGCACCTGGTATCTCGGTCTGCCAGCATCCAGCTCCCATACGCTGATTGGCGCTATCATCGGGATTGGCCTGACCAACGCCCTGATGACGGGCACATCGGTAGTAGATGCGCTGAATATCCCGAAAGTGCTGAACATTTTCGGCTCCCTCATTGTGTCGCCGATAGTCGGTCTGGTGTTCGCAGGCGGGCTAGTGTTTTTGCTGCGTCGCTACTGGAGCAGCACCAAAAAACGCGCCCGTATTCATCTGACACCTGCGGAGCGTGAAAAGAAAGATGGCAAGAAAAAGCCGCCTTTCTGGACCCGCATTGCGCTGATCCTCTCCGCCATTGGCGTGAGTTTCTCTCACGGCGCGAACGACGGCCAGAAAGGCATCGGCCTTATCATGCTGGTGCTGATTGGCGTAGCGCCCGCCGGTTTTGTGGTGAATATGAATGCCTCCGGCTACGACATCACCCGCACCCGCGACGCTATCAATAACGTCGAAACGTACTTCCAGCAGCATCCGGCCGCACTGCGTCAGGTCGCGGGCGTTGACCCGGTTATCCCGACGCCGGATCAGGTGAACCCGACGGGCAATCCGAAGGAGTTTCACTGTGACGCGAGCCGCGCCATTCTTGCGCTGGATCGCGCGAAAACGATGCTTAATAACATCGACAGCTACGACAAGCTGAGCGTTGATCAGCGCAGCCATCTGCGCCGCATTATGCTCTGCATCTCTGACACCACCGATAAAGTGGCGAAGCTGAAAGAGACCAGCGCTGACGACCAGCGTCTGCTGAAAAACCTGAAGGCGGATATGCTCAGCACTATTGAGTATGCTCCAGTCTGGATAATCATGGCGGTAGCACTGGCGCTGGGCGTCGGCACCATGATCGGCTGGCGTCGCGTGGCGACCACCATCGGCGAGAAAATCGGCAAGAAAGGCATGACCTATGCGCAGGGCATGTCAGCGCAGATGACCGCGGCGGTCTCTATCGGTATTGCAAGCTACACCGGTATGCCGGTTTCCACGACGCACGTGCTCTCCTCTTCCGTCGCGGGCACGATGCTCGTCGATGGCGGCGGTTTGCAACGTAAAACCGTTACCAGCATTCTGATGGCGTGGGTTTTCACCCTGCCTGCGTCAATCGTGCTGTCAGGTGTGTTGTACTGGATAGCGTTACGTTTCGTGTAAACGCGTTTGCACGAGCGTAAAAAAAGCGGGTCAGGTAACTGACCCGCTTTTTTAATGCCAAATCATCAGCCCTATCAGGCTAATAATGACTAACCCGCATAATGAACTGGTGAGAATAAACTGGCGGCGCACGCGTTCGCAGCGGCGAATAAATTCGTCGTCATGATGATCGAGATAACGTTGCCAGTAAATATACCAGACAAGGCGAATCTGTTTGCTGGGTTGACCATGTGCCGTAAAAAAGCCGCCGCCATCCACATATTGATAAAGCAGTGGATCGCATCCTCTGAGCACCACTAAAAGCGCGCGTAACGATGAGAAATAACGCGCCATATTAATAACGCAAACCAAGAATAAGGACCAAAACAGCGCGACGGTGCTGATCATACCTTCCCCCCGACGACTCGCCTGGAAAGCAATGGCTCTCCAATACCTGAAAGACTGTTCTGTGAAAGCGTGCATGCGTGAAAGTCGACCGGGTTCACATTTATTCACCCGAACGGCTTTTTTAATAGTGTAGGAGATCCGCTAATTTTTTTACCACATCGTTAATCCTTATCAACGCTTGCGGACCTATTTTTCGCTTGAATGTATGCGACCCCGGCGCATTGACGGATGTACCAGGGCGCTATAAGGTAAAATTAGCTTTAGCGCTAAGTCTTTACGCTGGAATGAGTTCCCGCGATTGTGGTACGCAGGACGCGGGCACGGGGATGGCGCCGCAGGTAGCAACGCGTCATCCAGTCCACTGGTCATCGACATCTTATGGAAGGAGTAACACTATGGCTTATAAACATATTCTCATCGCGGTCGATCTGTCCCCTGAAAGCAAGGTACTGGTAGATAAAGCGGTATCCATGGCGCGTCCCTACAACGCGAAAATTTCTCTGATTCATGTCGATGTGAATTATTCCGACCTCTACACCGGGTTAATTGACGTTAACCTGGGCGACATGCAAAAGCGCATCTCCGAAGAGACTCACCATGCGCTGACCGAGCTTTCCACCAATGCGGGCTATCCGATTACCGAAACCCTGAGCGGTAGCGGCGATCTGGGCCAGGTGCTGGTCGATGCGATTAAAAAATATGATGTGGATTTAGTGGTGTGCGGCCATCACCAGGATTTCTGGAGCAAGCTGATGTCTTCCGCTCGCCAGCTTATCAACACCGTTCATATCGATATGTTGATCGTCCCGCTGCGCGACGACGAAGAAGCGTAATCGTCGCGGTGGGTGCGCGACGCGCGCCCGCCGGAGAAGTTCGTTAAAGCATTATCGTTGTAGGCCCGGCAGGCGCCAGCGCCGCCGGGCATTTTAATCGGGTTAGCGGGTTATTCCGGCGTACCGGCGTAAATATCGAAGCGGTGGCCTTTGGTAATGACGGCGTTTGGCGTGGCGACATCGCCGAGCGGCGGCGCGTAATCGGGGCGTTTCACCACCACACGCTTTGTCGCGAGTCTACGGGCGGGCGCCAGCAGTCCGTCAGCATCAAGATCCGGCCCCACCAGCGACTGAAACACCCGCATCTCCTTTTTCACCAGCGCGCTCTTCTGCTTGTGCGGAAACATCGGGTCGAGGTACACCACCTCCGGGCGCGGCGTAATCTCATCCAGTGCTGTGAGGCTGGAGGCATGGATCAGCTGTAACCGGTCACGCAGCCACGGACCTATCTCCGCATCCTGATAACCGCGCGCCAGGCCGTCATCCAAAAGCGCCGCGACAACCGGGTTACGCTCCAGCATCCGCACATGGCAACCTACCGATGCCAGCACGAACGCATCGCGCCCAAGCCCCGCCGTCGCGTCGACCACCTGCGGCAGATAACTGCCCTTAACGCCCACCGCTTTCGCTACCGCTTCGCCGCGTCCGCCGCCGAATTTACGGCGGTGCGCCATGGCGCCCTCGACAAAATCGACGAATATCCCGCCAAGTTTTGGCTCGTCGCGCTTGCGCAGCTCAAGATGGTGCGACGTCATCACCAGCGCCATCAGGTTATCCGGGTCGTGCGCCAGCCCCCAGCGGGCCGCCAGAACAGATAAGGCGCCGTCTCCGGCGCCTGTTTCATCAATCAGACAAATGTTCACGCGTAAAGTCAGCCCTGGATGCCGTAATGTTCCAGCATCGCGTCGAGCTGCGGTTCACGGCCGCGGAAGCGTTTAAACAGCTCCATCGGCTCTTCAGAACCGCCGCGCGTCAGAATGTTATCGAGGAACGCCTGACCGGTGTCGCGGTTGAAAATACCTTCTTCTTCAAAGCGGGAATACGCGTCTGCGGCCAGCACGTCAGCCCACAAATAGCTGTAGTAGCCCGCCGCGTAGCCGCCAGCGAAAATATGGCTGAAGGCATGCGGGAAGCGGCCCCAGGCCGGGCCGGGCACCACAGCCACCTGTTTTTTAATCTCCGCCAGCGTTTCCAGCACCTTCGCGCCCTGCTCCGGGCTGAACTGCGCATGCAGACGGAAATCGAACAGGCCGAACTCCAGCTGGCGCAGGATAAACATCGCCGCCTGGTAGTTTTTCGCCGCCAGCATTTTGTCGAGCAGCGCCTGCGGCAGCGGCTCGCCGGTTTCGAAATGACCGGAGATAAACGCCAGCGCCTCCGGCTCCCAGCACCAGTTTTCCATGAACTGGCTCGGCAGCTCGACGGCATCCCACGGCACACCGCTGATGCCCGCGACCCCTGGGGTTTCGATGCGGGTCAGCATGTGGTGCAGACCGTGACCAAATTCATGGAACAGCGTGATCACTTCGTCATGCGTGAACAGCGCCGGTTTGCCGCTTACCGGGCGGTTAAAGTTACAGGTGAGGTACGCCACCGGTTTTTGCAGCTCGCCGTCTGCTTTACGCATCTGGCCGACGCAGTCATCCATCCACGCCCCGCCACGCTTGTTTTCGCGCGCGTAGAGGTCAAGGTAGAAGCTGCCACGCAGTTCGCCGCTCTCGTCATACAGCTCAAAGAAGCGCACGTCCGGATGCCAGACGTCGATATCTTTACGCTCTTTGGCGCTGATGCCGTAAATGCGCTTAACCACTTCAAACAGGCCGTTAACGGCTTTGTTTTCCGGGAAATAGGGGCGCAGCTGCTCATCGCTGATGCTGTAGAGATGCTGCTTCTGTTTTTCGCTGTAATACGCGATATCCCACGGTTGCAGCTCGTCGACGCTGAAATGTTCTTTGGCAAAGGCGCGCAGCTGGGCGAGCTCTTTTTCACCCTGCGGGCGAGCGCGTTTGGCCAGATCGGTTAAGAAATCCAGCACCTGCTGCGGGTTTTCGGCCATTTTAGTGGCGAGGGATTTTTCGGCGTAGCTGTCAAAGCCCAACAGTTGCGCAAGCTCATGACGCAGCGCCAGGATCTCTTCCATCACCGGCGTGTTGTCCCATTTGCCGGCGTTCGGCCCCTGGTCAGAGGCGCGGGTGCTGTAGGCGCGATACATCTCTTCGCGAAGCGCCTGGTTATCGCAGTAAGTCATCACCGGCAGATAGCTTGGAATATCCAGCGTCAGCAGAAAACCCTGCTGCTCTTTGGCTTCGGCCATGGCTTTGGCCGCCGCCAGCGCGCTTTCCGGCATGCCCGAAAGCTCAGATTCATCGGTCACGAGCTTCGTCCAGCCCTGCGTCGCGTCCAGCACGTTGTTGCTGTAAAGCGAGCCGAGTTCGGAAAGACGCGCCGCGATTTCGCCGTAACGTTTCTGTTTGTCTTTCGGCAAACCGATGCCAGAAAGCTCAAAATCGCGCAGCGCGTTATCGACCGCTTTTTTCTGGGCGGTGTCGAGTTTGGCGTAGTTGTCGCCGTCGCGTAAATCGCGATACGCCTGGTAAAGTCCTTCGTTCTGGCCCACCCAGGTGCTGTATTCAGAGAGCAGCGGCAGCGTCTGCTCATAGGCTTCGCGAAGCTCCGGGCTGTTTTTCACAGAGTTCAGGTGGCTTACCGGGGAGAAAATGCGGCCCAGTTTGTCGTCGGTCTCCGCAAGCGGCTGGCAAAGTGATTCCCAGCTGTAAGGCGCGCCGCGGCTGACTACCGCCTCCACCTGCGCGCGGCAATCTTCCAGCGCTTTCGTCACCGCTGGCACCACGTGCTCGGGTTTAATGGAGGAAAAGGGCGGTAGTTCAAAAGGCGTCAATAATGGATTGGTCATAAGCGCGTCCTGATTAGTGTTGGTTTAAGCGCATCTTGCAGCGACAATGTCTTGTAGCATGGGGTTTAGTGTAGTTAATTTCAATGCCTGGCGCTGGGCTTTACCCGCAGCGACAGCACATCCCGTAAGCGGTCACTTTCCGGTATACTGTTCAAAATCGATGTTCATTTACGCCTTTTGGAAACCCATCCCGCATGCTCAGTTACCGCCACAGCTTCCACGCCGGCAACCACGCCGACGTCCTCAAACATACCGTCCAGAGCCTGATCATTGAGTCGCTCAAAGAGAAGGAAAAACCGTTCCTGTATCTGGATACCCACGCGGGCGCCGGTCGCTATCAGCTGAGCGGCGAACATGCCGAGCGCACGGGTGAATATCTCGAAGGGATCGCGCGTATCTGGCAGCGCGACGACCTGCCGACGGAGCTTGAGCCGTACATCAACGCAATCTCGCATTTCAACCGCAGCGGTCAGTTACGTTATTACCCCGGCTCGCCGCTGATTGCCCGTCAGCTGCTGCGCCCGCAGGACAGCCTGCAACTCACCGAGCTGCACCCGAGCGATTTCCCGCTGCTGCGCGGTGAATTTCAGAAAGATGAACGCGCCCGCGTTGAGCGTGCTGACGGTTATCAGCAACTGAAATCCAAACTGCCGCCAGCGTCGCGTCGCGGCCTTATCCTGATAGACCCGCCTTACGAAATCAAAACGGACTACCAGGCGGTGGTTCAGGGCATTAATGAAGGCTATAAGCGTTTTGCGACCGGCGTTTACGCGCTCTGGTACCCGGTGGTTTTACGTAACCAAATCAAGCGTATGATGAATGACCTCGAATCCACTGGCATTCGACGTATTCTGCAAATCGAACTGGCAGTACGTCCGGACAGCGATCAGCGCGGCATGACCGCCTCGGGCATGATTGTTATCAACCCGCCGTGGAAGCTCGAACAGCAAATGGCGAATCTACTGCCGTGGCTACATCAGGCGCTGGTGCCCGCAGGCACCGGCCACACGACGCTGAAGTGGGTTGTGCCGGAGTAATTGCAGCCATAGGTGGAACCCTTTTCCGTCAGGACTACAATCGCGTTAATTCGAATCATTAAAAGGTAACAGCCATGACCAGACACTACGACTACCTCGCCATCGGCGGCGGCAGTGGCGGTATCGCTTCTGTCAACCGCGCCGCTATGTACGGCCAGAAATGCGCCCTGATTGAAGCCAAAGCGCTGGGCGGCACCTGCGTCAACGTTGGCTGCGTACCGAAAAAAGTCATGTGGCACGCCGCGCAAATCGCTGAAGCTATCCATCTCTACGGCCCGGACTACGGCTTTGACACCACCGTCAACCATTTCGACTGGCAGAAGCTGGTGGCGAGCCGCACCGCCTATATCGACCGTATCCACACCTCTTACGACAACGTACTTGGCAAAAACAATGTGGATGTCATTCACGGCTTCGCGCGTTTTGTTGATGCACATACCGTGGAAGTGAACGGCGAGCGGATCACCGCCGATCACATTCTGATCGCGACCGGCGGTCGTCCAGGCCATCCGGCTATTCCTGGCGCGGAATATGGTATCGACTCCGACGGCTTCTTCGCACTGCCCGCGCTGCCGAAACGCGTGGCGGTAGTAGGCGCGGGTTATATCGCGGTAGAACTGGCAGGCGTCATTAATGCGCTGGGCGCACAAACGCATCTGTTTGTGCGTAAACACGCGCCACTGCGCACCTTTGACCCAATGCTGTCTGAAACGCTGCTAGAAGTGATGCAGGCCGAAGGCCCGCAGTTGCATACCCATGCGACGCCGACCGCCGTGGTGAAAAACAGCGACGGCAGCCTGACGCTGACGCTGGAAGATGGCCGTTCAGAAATGGTCGATGCGCTGATTTGGGCGATTGGCCGTGAGCCGGAAACCGACAATTTCAACCTGACGGCAACGGGCGTAAAGACTAATGAAAAAGGCTATATCATCGTCGATAAATACCAGAATACCAGCGTACCTGGCATTTATGCCGTGGGTGATAACACCGGCGCGGTCGAACTGACGCCAGTTGCGGTTGCGGCAGGCCGTCGTCTTTCCGAGCGCCTGTTTAACAACAAGCCGGAAGAGCATCTGGACTACAGCAACATTCCGACCGTGGTGTTCAGCCACCCGCCTATCGGCACCGTCGGGCTCACCGAGCCGCAGGCGCGCGAGCAATATGGCGATGCGCAGGTGAAAGTGTATAAATCGTCCTTTACCGCGATGTACACCGCCGTCACTTCACACCGTCAGCCGTGCCGCATGAAGCTGGTGTGCGTCGGGCCGGAGGAGAAAATCGTCGGCATCCACGGCATCGGTTTCGGCATGGACGAAATGTTGCAGGGCTTCGCGGTGGCGCTGAAGATGGGCGCGACCAAAAAAGACTTCGACAACACGGTCGCTATCCACCCGACCGCCGCAGAAGAGTTTGTCACCATGCGTTAAT from the Cronobacter condimenti 1330 genome contains:
- a CDS encoding 23S rRNA (adenine(2030)-N(6))-methyltransferase RlmJ; protein product: MLSYRHSFHAGNHADVLKHTVQSLIIESLKEKEKPFLYLDTHAGAGRYQLSGEHAERTGEYLEGIARIWQRDDLPTELEPYINAISHFNRSGQLRYYPGSPLIARQLLRPQDSLQLTELHPSDFPLLRGEFQKDERARVERADGYQQLKSKLPPASRRGLILIDPPYEIKTDYQAVVQGINEGYKRFATGVYALWYPVVLRNQIKRMMNDLESTGIRRILQIELAVRPDSDQRGMTASGMIVINPPWKLEQQMANLLPWLHQALVPAGTGHTTLKWVVPE
- the gorA gene encoding glutathione-disulfide reductase, producing the protein MTRHYDYLAIGGGSGGIASVNRAAMYGQKCALIEAKALGGTCVNVGCVPKKVMWHAAQIAEAIHLYGPDYGFDTTVNHFDWQKLVASRTAYIDRIHTSYDNVLGKNNVDVIHGFARFVDAHTVEVNGERITADHILIATGGRPGHPAIPGAEYGIDSDGFFALPALPKRVAVVGAGYIAVELAGVINALGAQTHLFVRKHAPLRTFDPMLSETLLEVMQAEGPQLHTHATPTAVVKNSDGSLTLTLEDGRSEMVDALIWAIGREPETDNFNLTATGVKTNEKGYIIVDKYQNTSVPGIYAVGDNTGAVELTPVAVAAGRRLSERLFNNKPEEHLDYSNIPTVVFSHPPIGTVGLTEPQAREQYGDAQVKVYKSSFTAMYTAVTSHRQPCRMKLVCVGPEEKIVGIHGIGFGMDEMLQGFAVALKMGATKKDFDNTVAIHPTAAEEFVTMR